One stretch of Euphorbia lathyris chromosome 7, ddEupLath1.1, whole genome shotgun sequence DNA includes these proteins:
- the LOC136200878 gene encoding uncharacterized protein isoform X2, whose protein sequence is MVHICYGNKGNEKGCFKHDLFPGRIPGCPYGINLHPMVSRNRLELIGHDDEDEQIEIDVYIHRVNDASDVNTGNDTNADVERISMRVNVNYGDKHQNCLQFGVHAFADHPDKIFITYLAIRFLFHAQMVKSTQVCCVPGIQR, encoded by the exons ATGGTACATATTTGTTATGGTAACAAAGGCAATGAG AAGGGATGTTTCAAACATGATCTATTTCCTGGTAGAATCCCGGGATGTCCTTATGGAATTAATCTACATCCTATGGTGTCAAGGAATAGGCTAGAACTTATTGGgcatgatgatgaagatgagcaGATTGAAATTGATGTTTACATTCACAGGGTGAATGATGCTTCTGATGTAAATACAGGTAATGATACAAATGCAGATGTTGAAAGAATTTCAATGCGTGTCAATGTTAACTATGGGGATAAGCATCAGAATTGTTTGCAGTTTGGAGTCCATGCTTTTGCTGATCACCCTGATAAGATTTTTATAACTTATCTTGCTATAAg GTTTTTGTTTCATGCTCAAATGGTAAAAAGTACTCAAGTGTGCTGTGTCCCAGGAATCCAGAGATGA
- the LOC136200878 gene encoding uncharacterized protein isoform X1, translated as MVHICYGNKGNEKGCFKHDLFPGRIPGCPYGINLHPMVSRNRLELIGHDDEDEQIEIDVYIHRVNDASDVNTGNDTNADVERISMRVNVNYGDKHQNCLQFGVHAFADHPDKIFITYLAIRMPIVCSVLKSLHLPQLLSHFLCSLCQGMVFPSCNDF; from the exons ATGGTACATATTTGTTATGGTAACAAAGGCAATGAG AAGGGATGTTTCAAACATGATCTATTTCCTGGTAGAATCCCGGGATGTCCTTATGGAATTAATCTACATCCTATGGTGTCAAGGAATAGGCTAGAACTTATTGGgcatgatgatgaagatgagcaGATTGAAATTGATGTTTACATTCACAGGGTGAATGATGCTTCTGATGTAAATACAGGTAATGATACAAATGCAGATGTTGAAAGAATTTCAATGCGTGTCAATGTTAACTATGGGGATAAGCATCAGAATTGTTTGCAGTTTGGAGTCCATGCTTTTGCTGATCACCCTGATAAGATTTTTATAACTTATCTTGCTATAAg AATGCCTATCGTTTGCTCCGTTTTGAAATCCCTTCATCTTCCACAATTGCTTTCTCACTTCCTCTGTTCTCTATG CCAGGGGATGGTTTTCCCGTCATGCAACGATTTCTAG